The following proteins are co-located in the Streptomyces bottropensis ATCC 25435 genome:
- a CDS encoding HelD family protein → MYIDTTTRDKIIAVEQKAVDRAYDCYAARLAEMTGGSVAMASASGKDSVANRIVAEERAAAYDGLGSESLVISRVDAPDEDEPGRGPKTWYVGRRAVSDVRTRDTVVVLWTSRLARKWFEALPDAPGEVLLRRQLRCVQRVVEDYFDEITAAAPVPQPRPAAEDAQREARPTEPAAVTQKGEAPSPPVPTPSDIARIQRQKPLQPDDFLLRELQRSRSGSMRDIVETIRRDQMDLVTGSPSDILVVQGGPGTGKSAVGLHRVTWLVNNNHFTAQDILVVGPHQRFLDYVGQVLPTLGTRDVNAVQLTRLWDGEILGADTPQARLVKSDERMAAVLRRRVENECRPEALDTLTSAASYEGDEAAFAVTAGSTTLRIPRSELLALLDEARGGDGAYRDRRDRFRSLLVDRLLRELMAVAPRRRSDDTIRRDLERNRRVERLIERVWPSPGAREALRGLYDSPELLRTCADGILADEEQAALHRPRAATAADDPWTLDDRVCLEELRYLITGETPRRYGHIVVDEAQDLTPMQARSLRRRCAVNGSMTILGDLAQATGPHTYADWDRLGALLSDHGDWHVAQLNTSYRVPAEIMEFVAPLARAVAPALPYPQAVREAGEDAVRTVPTEPWKLLGDTVAQAIRLVGTSDGHTLRSVAVIVPDDSGWLDEISRHLDQSADITGQSREAVSVLAAAQAKGMEYDHVLVVEPTTIADRGPAGLRQLYIALTRSTQSLTVLHTAPLPESLTNTDDTGEPPPAEAEAGSTPGEVPEIGADIRVRVTGPGPGGRYKVKALSPAIDRTLVLTVRHGSVSPRPGEVLDCWVFANETNQSVLTADQRGRQPISPRMAERYVAALGVLDELTDSGGGTVPEDARNRLSELQGMANRVLRRDQADWVDVRRVLGSPDRDRLSVLRDLAASTNRALKDGAPDVSRLRESLASSGWAQSLAEARETLKARLAVAAEPDFEYTPATAAHQPEQKETEPVTAVDDVPATQTATTKEGFLRALETSAAADRTCRKHEAVRHALKSALLWSDLQPADSSVVDVSCATSEGLFVYEVLGAGRSTYEDLRSGATRLLEINHTLPDPAAGLYLVLCEPPVEEWSADTVHDVFGVHVLWRTPDSWGGLATATALGLGRQ, encoded by the coding sequence ATGTACATCGACACCACCACGCGCGACAAGATCATCGCCGTCGAGCAGAAGGCGGTGGACCGCGCCTACGACTGCTATGCCGCGCGGCTGGCCGAAATGACCGGGGGCTCGGTCGCCATGGCCTCTGCCAGCGGCAAGGACAGCGTCGCCAACCGGATCGTGGCCGAGGAGCGTGCCGCGGCATACGACGGGCTCGGCAGCGAGTCGCTGGTCATCAGCCGCGTCGACGCGCCTGACGAGGACGAGCCGGGTAGGGGGCCCAAGACCTGGTACGTCGGCCGGCGTGCCGTTTCCGACGTCCGTACCCGCGACACCGTCGTCGTACTGTGGACCAGCCGGCTGGCCAGGAAGTGGTTCGAGGCGCTGCCCGACGCCCCGGGCGAGGTGCTCCTGCGGCGGCAACTGCGCTGTGTACAGCGTGTCGTCGAGGACTACTTCGACGAGATCACTGCCGCCGCCCCCGTCCCGCAGCCACGGCCGGCGGCAGAGGACGCCCAGCGGGAGGCCCGGCCCACGGAGCCGGCCGCCGTCACGCAGAAGGGGGAAGCACCAAGTCCGCCCGTCCCGACCCCCTCCGACATCGCCCGCATCCAGCGCCAGAAGCCGCTGCAGCCCGACGACTTCCTCCTGCGTGAACTCCAGCGCTCGCGCAGCGGCAGCATGCGGGACATCGTCGAGACCATCCGCCGCGACCAGATGGATCTGGTCACCGGTTCACCCTCCGACATCCTCGTCGTGCAGGGCGGTCCGGGCACCGGCAAGTCCGCGGTCGGCCTGCACCGCGTGACGTGGCTGGTCAACAACAACCACTTCACGGCCCAGGACATTCTCGTCGTCGGCCCTCACCAGCGGTTCCTCGACTACGTCGGTCAGGTCCTGCCCACCCTCGGCACCCGCGACGTCAACGCCGTACAGCTGACCCGCCTGTGGGACGGCGAGATCCTCGGCGCCGACACCCCGCAGGCGCGGCTGGTGAAGTCCGACGAGCGCATGGCGGCCGTCCTGAGGCGGCGGGTCGAGAACGAGTGCCGCCCCGAGGCCCTCGACACACTCACCAGCGCCGCCTCCTACGAGGGCGACGAAGCGGCGTTCGCCGTCACCGCAGGAAGCACGACCCTGCGCATCCCGCGTTCCGAGCTCCTCGCCCTCCTCGACGAGGCCCGCGGTGGCGACGGTGCCTACCGTGATCGGCGCGACCGCTTCCGCAGCCTGCTCGTCGACCGCCTTCTGCGGGAACTCATGGCCGTCGCCCCGCGCCGCCGCAGCGACGACACCATCCGCCGCGACCTGGAACGCAATCGCCGAGTCGAACGCCTCATCGAACGCGTCTGGCCGTCACCGGGCGCCAGGGAAGCGCTCCGGGGCCTCTACGACTCACCGGAACTGCTGCGCACATGCGCCGACGGCATCCTCGCCGACGAGGAGCAGGCCGCCCTGCACCGCCCCCGGGCGGCCACCGCCGCCGACGACCCCTGGACCCTCGACGACCGCGTCTGCCTGGAAGAACTCCGGTACCTCATCACCGGGGAAACCCCACGGCGCTACGGACACATCGTCGTCGACGAGGCGCAGGACCTCACCCCCATGCAGGCCCGCTCGCTGCGCCGCCGTTGCGCGGTGAACGGCTCCATGACGATCCTCGGCGACCTCGCCCAGGCCACCGGGCCCCACACGTACGCGGACTGGGACCGCCTCGGCGCCCTCCTCTCCGACCACGGCGACTGGCACGTCGCCCAGCTGAACACGAGCTACCGCGTGCCCGCCGAGATCATGGAGTTCGTCGCACCCCTGGCCCGTGCGGTCGCACCGGCACTGCCCTACCCGCAGGCCGTTCGAGAAGCCGGCGAGGACGCCGTACGAACCGTGCCGACCGAGCCGTGGAAGCTGCTCGGCGACACCGTCGCCCAGGCCATCCGCCTGGTGGGCACGAGCGACGGGCACACCCTGCGCTCGGTGGCCGTCATCGTCCCCGACGACTCGGGCTGGCTAGACGAGATCAGCCGCCACCTGGATCAGAGTGCCGACATCACCGGCCAGAGCCGCGAGGCGGTGTCCGTACTGGCCGCCGCCCAGGCCAAGGGCATGGAGTACGACCATGTCCTCGTCGTCGAACCCACCACCATCGCCGATCGCGGCCCGGCGGGCCTGCGCCAGCTCTACATCGCCCTCACCCGCAGCACGCAAAGCCTGACCGTGCTGCACACCGCCCCGCTCCCGGAGAGCCTCACGAACACCGACGACACCGGCGAACCGCCACCCGCCGAAGCCGAAGCCGGCTCAACACCGGGTGAGGTCCCCGAGATCGGGGCCGACATCCGGGTCCGGGTCACCGGCCCTGGGCCCGGCGGCCGATACAAGGTCAAGGCCCTGTCTCCCGCCATCGACCGCACGCTGGTCCTGACCGTCCGGCACGGCTCGGTCTCCCCGCGTCCGGGCGAGGTCCTGGACTGCTGGGTGTTCGCCAACGAGACGAACCAGAGCGTGCTCACAGCCGACCAGCGGGGCCGCCAGCCCATCTCCCCCAGGATGGCGGAACGCTACGTGGCGGCGCTCGGCGTTCTCGACGAACTGACCGACAGTGGCGGCGGCACTGTTCCGGAGGATGCCCGCAACCGCCTCTCCGAGCTACAGGGCATGGCCAACCGTGTCCTCCGCCGCGACCAGGCGGACTGGGTGGACGTACGGCGCGTGCTCGGTTCCCCGGACCGGGACCGGCTGAGCGTGCTGCGCGACCTCGCGGCAAGCACGAACCGCGCGCTCAAGGACGGGGCACCGGACGTGAGTCGGCTCCGGGAGAGCCTTGCGAGTTCGGGCTGGGCACAGTCCCTGGCCGAAGCACGGGAAACGCTCAAGGCGCGCCTTGCCGTTGCGGCCGAACCGGACTTCGAGTACACCCCCGCCACCGCTGCGCATCAACCCGAGCAGAAGGAAACCGAACCCGTGACCGCCGTCGACGATGTTCCCGCCACACAGACAGCGACAACGAAGGAGGGTTTCCTCCGCGCGCTGGAGACGTCGGCGGCTGCCGACCGTACATGCAGGAAGCACGAGGCTGTGCGCCACGCGCTGAAGTCGGCCCTGTTGTGGTCGGACCTGCAGCCGGCCGACTCCTCGGTCGTCGACGTCAGCTGCGCCACCAGCGAGGGCCTGTTCGTCTACGAGGTCCTGGGAGCCGGCCGCTCCACGTACGAGGACCTTCGCTCCGGAGCGACCCGCCTCCTCGAGATCAACCACACGCTGCCCGACCCGGCCGCCGGCCTCTACCTGGTCCTGTGCGAACCGCCTGTAGAAGAGTGGTCGGCCGACACCGTCCACGACGTATTTGGCGTCCACGTCCTGTGGCGCACCCCGGACAGCTGGGGTGGCCTCGCCACGGCGACCGCACTGGGCCTCGGCCGGCAATAA
- the glpR gene encoding gephyrin-like molybdotransferase receptor GlpR, which translates to MSSSGLIYAVIVGAWAAYLVPMWLRRQDELNEARPTERFSTAIRLLSGRAGMERRYAKDLRARSTEEGEPSAEPDGVTDSVDVRAFAMPPHREHTKARLPAERGESAQQGQQPQQPGKPAAQAPAPAQSKPLPQQGGAPQAKQGAPHPPAPARAKRADQQRADQQRPDKQYADQQTAAARRANSAEAKARAQRSKVLARRRRTTVLLFLAFSLGAIVAAVGGLAFLWAPAVPAVLLSTYIAHLRRHELKRFAYTMDRRQAEVAAQRLRERQPQRRRPAPDPVDTDEPEDGPENEESRAELTALAADRRALVEQTDHAEWVDQQRERQRRPGQGDSWDPVPVPLPTYVTAPVAPRATSGVDLGAPDAWSSARSSAADPHGSSGAPSHSAPAPGREPEGERDGGEGAQDAGAGEAGDAPDGGRSDARRAASARRSRERGRTPLFDQYEDGDRPRAANE; encoded by the coding sequence GTGAGCAGCAGCGGCCTCATCTACGCAGTCATCGTCGGGGCCTGGGCCGCCTACTTGGTGCCGATGTGGCTCCGTAGGCAGGACGAGCTGAACGAAGCCCGTCCGACGGAACGCTTCAGCACCGCCATCCGGCTGCTTTCCGGCCGGGCGGGGATGGAGCGCCGATACGCCAAGGACCTGCGGGCGCGCTCCACCGAAGAGGGGGAGCCCAGCGCCGAACCGGACGGCGTCACCGACTCGGTGGACGTCCGGGCCTTCGCCATGCCCCCGCACCGGGAGCACACGAAGGCCCGATTGCCGGCGGAGCGAGGTGAGTCGGCGCAGCAGGGACAGCAGCCCCAGCAGCCGGGGAAACCGGCGGCGCAGGCGCCCGCTCCGGCACAGTCGAAGCCGTTGCCCCAGCAGGGCGGGGCGCCGCAGGCCAAGCAGGGGGCGCCTCACCCGCCGGCTCCCGCGCGCGCGAAGCGTGCGGACCAGCAGCGTGCGGACCAGCAGCGGCCGGACAAGCAGTATGCGGACCAGCAGACGGCGGCCGCGCGCCGGGCCAACTCGGCGGAGGCCAAGGCGCGGGCCCAGCGCTCGAAGGTGCTCGCGCGCCGACGGCGTACGACGGTGCTGCTCTTCCTCGCCTTCTCGCTCGGCGCGATCGTCGCGGCGGTCGGCGGACTCGCCTTCCTGTGGGCGCCGGCCGTACCGGCGGTGCTGCTGAGCACGTACATCGCGCACCTGCGCCGCCATGAGCTGAAGCGGTTCGCGTACACGATGGACCGGCGCCAGGCCGAGGTGGCGGCGCAGCGACTGCGGGAGCGGCAGCCCCAGCGGCGGCGCCCCGCACCGGACCCGGTGGACACCGACGAGCCGGAGGACGGACCCGAGAACGAGGAGAGCAGGGCCGAGCTGACCGCCCTCGCGGCCGACCGCCGCGCACTCGTCGAGCAGACCGACCACGCCGAATGGGTCGACCAGCAGCGCGAGCGCCAGCGGCGGCCCGGCCAGGGCGACAGCTGGGACCCCGTCCCCGTGCCGCTCCCGACGTACGTCACCGCGCCGGTCGCACCCCGGGCCACCTCCGGCGTCGACCTCGGTGCCCCGGACGCGTGGAGCTCCGCGCGCTCCAGCGCGGCCGACCCGCACGGCTCCTCGGGCGCCCCGTCCCACTCCGCGCCCGCCCCCGGGCGTGAGCCGGAGGGGGAGCGTGACGGCGGGGAGGGGGCGCAGGACGCCGGCGCGGGCGAGGCGGGTGACGCCCCCGACGGTGGCCGCTCCGACGCCCGCCGGGCCGCGTCCGCGCGCCGCTCCCGCGAGCGGGGGCGCACGCCGCTCTTCGACCAGTACGAGGACGGCGACCGCCCCCGAGCGGCCAACGAGTGA
- a CDS encoding GNAT family N-acetyltransferase has product MALVDGEVVLRPIKMRDQRAWREVNRRNRDWLRPWEATIPPPTPSGPVAHRPTYRQMVRHLRAEANAGRMLPFVIEYQGRLVGQLTVAGITWGSMCSGHVGYWVDESVAGRGVMPTAVALVVDHCFRTVGLHRVEVCIRPENRPSRRVVEKLGFREEGLRPRYLHIDGAWRDHLVFALTAEEVPEGLLGRWQRERTRNARNAASDAGKPGAPQ; this is encoded by the coding sequence GTGGCGCTGGTGGACGGCGAGGTCGTTCTCCGGCCCATAAAGATGCGTGACCAGCGGGCCTGGCGCGAGGTGAACCGGCGCAACCGGGACTGGCTGCGGCCCTGGGAGGCGACCATCCCGCCGCCCACGCCCAGCGGGCCCGTCGCGCACCGGCCGACGTACCGTCAGATGGTCCGCCATCTGCGGGCGGAGGCCAACGCGGGCCGGATGCTGCCGTTCGTGATCGAGTACCAGGGGCGGCTGGTCGGGCAGTTGACGGTCGCCGGGATCACCTGGGGCTCCATGTGCTCCGGCCATGTCGGCTACTGGGTCGACGAGTCGGTGGCCGGTCGCGGGGTGATGCCGACGGCCGTCGCGCTCGTCGTGGACCACTGCTTCCGGACCGTCGGACTGCACCGCGTCGAGGTCTGCATTCGGCCCGAGAATCGGCCGAGCCGACGGGTGGTGGAGAAACTCGGATTCCGGGAGGAAGGTCTTCGTCCACGATATCTTCACATCGACGGAGCCTGGCGCGACCATCTCGTCTTCGCGCTCACCGCGGAGGAGGTCCCCGAGGGGCTGCTCGGCCGCTGGCAGCGGGAACGGACGCGGAACGCGCGGAACGCCGCTTCCGACGCCGGTAAGCCCGGAGCTCCTCAATAA
- a CDS encoding MogA/MoaB family molybdenum cofactor biosynthesis protein — MTPPTDGTRSAPYRALVVTASNRASAGVYEDRGGPLIAEGLTRFGFTVDGPQVVPDGDPVEAALRAGVAAGYDVIVTTGGTGVSPTDRTPEATRAVLDHEVPGIPEAIRAYGRDKVPTAALSRGLAGVAGRTLIVNLPGSTGGVRDGLAVLEPLLTHAVDQLRGGDHPRTGHGGAS; from the coding sequence ATGACGCCGCCCACCGACGGCACCCGGTCCGCGCCGTACCGCGCGCTGGTCGTGACCGCCTCCAACCGCGCCTCCGCCGGCGTCTACGAGGACCGGGGCGGGCCCCTGATCGCCGAGGGGCTCACGCGCTTCGGCTTCACCGTCGACGGCCCTCAGGTCGTGCCGGACGGCGACCCCGTGGAGGCCGCGCTGCGGGCCGGTGTCGCCGCCGGGTACGACGTGATCGTGACGACCGGCGGGACCGGCGTCTCGCCCACCGACCGCACCCCCGAGGCCACCCGCGCGGTCCTCGACCACGAGGTGCCGGGCATCCCCGAGGCCATCAGGGCGTACGGCCGGGACAAGGTGCCGACGGCGGCGCTCTCCCGGGGCCTCGCGGGAGTCGCGGGCCGGACCCTGATCGTCAACCTGCCCGGCTCGACCGGCGGCGTCCGGGACGGCCTGGCCGTGCTGGAACCCCTGCTCACCCACGCCGTCGACCAGCTCCGCGGCGGGGACCACCCGAGAACCGGCCACGGGGGTGCGAGCTGA
- the moaC gene encoding cyclic pyranopterin monophosphate synthase MoaC encodes MSTPQDRLTHIDEAGAARMVDVSGKDVTARTARASGRVLVSPKVVELLRGEGVPKGDALATARIAGIMGAKRTPDLIPLCHPLAVSGVKVDLSVADDAVEILATVKTTDRTGVEMEALTAVSVAALTVIDMVKAVDKGAVITDVRVEEKTGGKSGDWSRT; translated from the coding sequence ATGAGTACGCCGCAGGACCGACTGACCCACATCGACGAGGCGGGCGCCGCCCGCATGGTCGACGTCTCCGGGAAGGACGTGACAGCGCGCACCGCCCGCGCCAGCGGCCGGGTCCTGGTCTCGCCGAAAGTGGTCGAACTGCTGCGCGGCGAGGGGGTGCCCAAGGGCGACGCCCTCGCCACCGCGCGCATCGCCGGGATCATGGGCGCCAAACGTACGCCGGACCTGATCCCGCTCTGCCACCCGCTCGCGGTGTCGGGCGTCAAGGTCGACCTGTCGGTCGCGGACGACGCCGTGGAGATCCTCGCCACCGTGAAGACCACCGACCGTACGGGCGTCGAGATGGAGGCCCTCACCGCGGTCTCCGTCGCCGCCCTCACGGTGATCGACATGGTCAAGGCGGTCGACAAGGGCGCGGTCATCACGGACGTCCGCGTCGAGGAGAAGACGGGCGGCAAGTCGGGCGACTGGAGCCGGACATGA
- the glp gene encoding gephyrin-like molybdotransferase Glp: protein MSTAATRATDPDHLWSVTEHLEDILATVRPLEPIELQLLDAQGCVLVEDVTVPVSLPPFDNSSMDGYAVRVADVAGASEEFPAVLTVIGDVAAGQAEPPRVGPGEAARIMTGAPLPPGAEAVVPVEWTDGGLGEGPVLGMRARSANPEGATGQVAVHRAAEARAHVRAQGSDVKAGERALAAGTILGPPQIGLLAAIGRASVRVHPRPRVVVLSTGSELVPPGETPATGQIYDSNSFALTAAARDAGAIAYRVGAVADDAETLRSTIEDQLVRADLVVTTGGVSVGAYDVVKEALESVGDEDEEGAGIDFRKLAMQPGKPQGFGTIGPDHTPLLALPGNPVSSYVSFEIFVRPAIRALMGLPDVHRRTTTATLRAPKALTSPAGRRQYLRGTYADGEVTPVGGAGSHLVAALAHADALIVIPEDTASVEPAAEVEVVLLG from the coding sequence TTGAGCACCGCCGCGACCCGCGCCACCGACCCGGACCACCTCTGGTCGGTGACCGAGCACCTGGAGGACATCCTCGCCACCGTCCGCCCCCTGGAACCCATCGAGCTGCAACTCCTCGACGCCCAGGGCTGTGTCCTGGTCGAGGACGTCACGGTGCCGGTGTCACTGCCGCCGTTCGACAACAGCTCGATGGACGGGTACGCGGTACGGGTCGCGGACGTCGCGGGCGCGAGCGAGGAGTTCCCGGCCGTGCTCACGGTGATCGGGGACGTCGCGGCGGGCCAGGCCGAGCCACCCCGGGTCGGCCCCGGCGAGGCCGCCCGCATCATGACCGGCGCCCCGCTGCCGCCCGGCGCGGAGGCGGTCGTCCCGGTGGAGTGGACCGACGGCGGCCTCGGCGAGGGACCCGTCCTGGGGATGCGCGCCCGCAGCGCGAACCCCGAGGGCGCCACCGGCCAGGTCGCCGTGCACCGCGCCGCCGAGGCACGCGCCCACGTACGCGCGCAGGGCAGCGACGTGAAGGCCGGTGAGCGCGCCCTGGCCGCGGGGACGATCCTCGGCCCGCCGCAGATCGGACTGCTGGCCGCCATCGGCCGCGCCTCGGTACGCGTCCACCCGCGCCCGCGCGTGGTGGTGCTCTCCACCGGCAGCGAACTGGTCCCGCCGGGCGAGACCCCGGCCACCGGCCAGATCTACGACTCCAACAGCTTCGCCCTCACCGCCGCCGCGCGGGACGCGGGCGCGATCGCCTACCGCGTCGGCGCCGTCGCCGACGACGCCGAGACCCTCCGCTCCACCATCGAGGACCAGCTCGTCCGCGCCGACCTGGTCGTCACCACCGGCGGGGTCAGCGTGGGTGCGTACGACGTCGTCAAGGAGGCCCTGGAGTCCGTCGGCGACGAGGACGAGGAGGGCGCCGGCATCGACTTCCGCAAGCTCGCCATGCAGCCCGGCAAACCCCAGGGCTTCGGCACCATCGGGCCCGACCACACCCCGCTGCTCGCCCTGCCCGGCAACCCGGTGTCGTCGTACGTCTCCTTCGAGATCTTCGTCCGGCCCGCCATCCGCGCCCTGATGGGCCTGCCCGACGTCCACCGCCGGACGACCACGGCGACCCTCCGCGCCCCCAAGGCGCTGACCTCGCCCGCGGGACGCCGCCAGTATCTGCGCGGGACGTACGCCGACGGCGAGGTCACGCCCGTCGGGGGCGCCGGATCGCACCTCGTCGCGGCCCTCGCGCACGCCGACGCGCTGATCGTGATCCCCGAGGACACCGCGTCGGTCGAGCCCGCCGCGGAGGTCGAGGTCGTCCTGCTCGGCTGA
- the galU gene encoding UTP--glucose-1-phosphate uridylyltransferase GalU, whose translation MSEANPRISKAVIPAAGLGTRFLPATKATPKEMLPVVDKPAIQYVVEEAASAGLDDVLMITGRNKRPLEDHFDRNYELESALQKKGDAHRLAKVQESSDLATMHYVRQGDPKGLGHAVLCAAPHVGDEPFAVLLGDDLIDPRDPLLKRMVEVQEENGGSVIALMEVAPEQIHLYGCAAVEATQDGDVVKVTGMVEKPEAADAPSNYAIIGRYVLAPQIFDVLRRTEPGRGGEIQLTDALQQLAADEKVGGPVHGVVFKGRRYDTGDRGDYLRAIVRLACEREDLGPEFRTWLRSYVAEEM comes from the coding sequence ATGAGTGAGGCGAACCCCAGGATCAGCAAGGCTGTCATCCCCGCCGCGGGTCTGGGAACCCGGTTCCTGCCGGCCACCAAGGCGACCCCCAAGGAGATGCTGCCGGTGGTCGACAAGCCGGCGATCCAGTACGTGGTGGAGGAGGCCGCGTCGGCGGGTCTCGACGACGTCCTGATGATCACCGGCCGGAACAAGCGCCCCCTTGAGGACCACTTCGACCGCAACTACGAGCTGGAGTCGGCCCTCCAGAAGAAGGGCGACGCCCACCGGCTCGCCAAGGTCCAGGAGTCCAGCGACCTCGCGACCATGCACTACGTCCGCCAGGGCGACCCCAAGGGCCTCGGCCACGCCGTCCTGTGCGCCGCCCCGCACGTGGGCGACGAACCCTTCGCCGTCCTCCTCGGCGACGACCTGATCGACCCCCGCGACCCCCTTCTGAAGCGCATGGTCGAGGTCCAGGAGGAGAACGGCGGCAGCGTCATCGCGCTCATGGAGGTCGCGCCGGAGCAGATCCACCTCTACGGATGCGCCGCCGTCGAGGCCACGCAGGACGGCGACGTCGTCAAGGTCACGGGCATGGTCGAGAAGCCGGAGGCGGCCGACGCCCCGTCGAACTACGCGATCATCGGCCGGTACGTCCTCGCCCCGCAGATCTTCGACGTGCTGCGCCGCACCGAGCCGGGCCGCGGCGGCGAGATCCAGCTCACCGACGCCCTCCAGCAGCTGGCAGCCGACGAGAAGGTCGGCGGCCCCGTGCACGGCGTCGTCTTCAAGGGCCGCCGCTATGACACCGGTGACCGTGGCGACTACTTGCGTGCCATTGTCAGACTCGCATGCGAACGTGAGGACCTGGGGCCGGAGTTCCGGACCTGGCTCCGCAGTTACGTAGCCGAGGAGATGTAG
- a CDS encoding 5-formyltetrahydrofolate cyclo-ligase has product MGPEPELSKRMLRRELLLVRNGLTPDDVRNTTGALAERALGLPELAHARTVAAYVAVGSEPGTLALLDALRARGVRVLLPVLLPDNDLDWGAYAGEASLARVRHGGGRMALLEPVGERLGPEAVTTADAVLLPGLAVDARGMRLGRGGGSYDRVLARLERAGADPALVVLLYDTEVVDRVPEEPHDRPVHAVVTPAGVRRFR; this is encoded by the coding sequence ATGGGACCTGAACCGGAGCTTTCCAAGCGAATGTTGCGACGAGAGCTCCTCCTGGTGAGGAACGGGTTGACACCGGATGACGTCCGGAACACGACGGGCGCCCTTGCGGAACGCGCCCTCGGTCTGCCCGAGCTGGCGCACGCGCGGACGGTCGCGGCGTATGTCGCCGTAGGGAGTGAACCGGGCACGCTCGCGCTCCTCGACGCGCTCCGCGCCCGGGGCGTGCGCGTCCTGCTCCCGGTCCTGCTCCCCGACAACGACCTCGACTGGGGCGCCTACGCGGGAGAGGCCTCCCTCGCGCGCGTGCGGCACGGGGGCGGGCGCATGGCGCTCCTCGAACCCGTCGGCGAGCGCCTCGGCCCGGAGGCCGTGACCACCGCCGACGCGGTCCTGCTGCCGGGCCTGGCGGTCGACGCGCGCGGGATGCGGCTGGGGCGGGGCGGCGGCTCGTACGACCGCGTGCTGGCCCGCCTGGAACGCGCGGGCGCCGACCCGGCGCTGGTGGTGCTCCTGTACGACACGGAGGTCGTGGACCGGGTCCCCGAGGAGCCGCACGACCGCCCGGTGCACGCGGTGGTGACCCCGGCGGGGGTACGACGGTTCCGGTGA